The Candidatus Micrarchaeia archaeon sequence CGCATCTATTATTTGTTCAACTACTTCTAAAGAAGGAGCATATAAAATATGATGAATTTTTTTACATTTTCCGTTTTTATAATAAATAGTAGAAACTTCATTTTGTAATACAAATTTAGTATTTTTATAAGAATAAATTCCATTTTCAGATTTTTCTTTAAATTTTTCTTTTAATTCCTTAAACCATAAAGGATGGCAAAAATCACCAGTTCCTAAAATATCAATTCCTTTATATTTTGCCCATTCGGAAAAACTATCTAAATCACTTCTTGGTGAAGTAGCCATAGCATATTTTGAATGTACATGTAAGTCAGCTAAATATTCCATATAAGAAATAAGAAAAGAAATAATAAAAGGCTATTCATATAGTTATTGTATTTTAAACTTAGTGGTATTTAATATATTTATGGATTTAATTTCAAATGAAAAAATAATAACTACGATCCAAGAATCTCCAATCACACCTAAAGTAGAATTAATAATAAATACAAATTCAAAAATTTTAAAACCCGTAATTTTATCAGATCCCGAACTTATTCAAACTCTTTATACTTTTATTAAAAGATTTCCCTTAGATTATCCAGATTATGAATTATGGTTAGAAAAATGTAAAAGAGAATTA is a genomic window containing:
- a CDS encoding DNA helicase UvrD, producing MEYLADLHVHSKYAMATSPRSDLDSFSEWAKYKGIDILGTGDFCHPLWFKELKEKFKEKSENGIYSYKNTKFVLQNEVSTIYYKNGKCKKIHHILYAPSLEVVEQIIDALGKKCDLKADGRPILKISSPELVETIMNISKDNEVIPGHCFTPWFGVFGSKGGFDSIEDCYEDQT